Proteins from a genomic interval of Capsicum annuum cultivar UCD-10X-F1 chromosome 4, UCD10Xv1.1, whole genome shotgun sequence:
- the LOC107867619 gene encoding peroxidase 12 — protein MVVSTNFLLVLVVCSCLIFFVTEAQRPALVKGLSWSFYQSSCPQLESIIKKRLEKQIKDDVGQAAGLLRLHFHDCFVQGCDSSVLLDGSAGGPSEQTAIPNLTLRKKSFKIIDDLRKRIQAECGQVVSCSDITAIAARDSVVLTGGPKYDVPLGRKDGLNFATEQATIDNLVAPFANTTTILDRLAAKGLDATDAVALSGAHTIGISHCTSFTERLYPNQDRTMDKTFANNLKRSCPTADSNNTVNMDIRSPNVFDNKYYVDLMNRQGLFTSDQDLYTDRRTRGIVTSFAVNQSLFFEKFVIGMIKMGQLNVLTGGQGEIRNRCDRRNKDKKVDIATVVEELEETFSALF, from the exons ATGGTGGTGTCTACTAATTTTTTACTTGTTCTTGTTGTTTGTTCTTGCTTGATTTTCTTTGTTACAGAAGCTCAAAGGCCTGCTTTGGTGAAAGGTCTTTCATGGTCATTTTATCAGTCTAGTTGCCCTCAGCTTGAATCCATTATTAAGAAGAGGCTTGAAAaacaaatcaaggatgatgttggCCAAGCTGCTGGCTTACTTCGCCTTCATTTTCACGATTGCTTTGTCCAG GGATGTGACAGTTCAGTGTTACTTGATGGATCAGCAGGAGGGCCAAGTGAACAAACTGCAATTCCAAATTTGACCCTAAGAAAGAAGTCATTCAAGATTATTGATGATCTTAGGAAAAGGATCCAAGCTGAATGTGGCCAAGTTGTGTCTTGCTCTGATATAACTGCCATTGCTGCTAGGGACTCCGTTGTCTTG ACTGGTGGCCCGAAATACGATGTACCCTTGGGAAGAAAGGACGGACTCAACTTTGCAACAGAACAAGCTACAATAGACAACCTTGTCGCACCCTTCGCCAACACTACAACCATCCTCGATCGCCTGGCAGCCAAAGGCCTTGATGCCACTGATGCAGTCGCGTTGTCCGGGGCCCACACCATTGGCATCAGCCACTGTACTTCGTTCACCGAACGTCTCTATCCGAACCAAGACCGCACCATGGACAAGACATTCGCCAACAACCTCAAACGTAGCTGCCCAACAGCTGACTCGAACAACACGGTCAACATGGACATTCGGAgccctaatgtgtttgacaacAAGTACTATGTTGACCTCATGAATAGGCAAGGTCTTTTTACGTCCGATCAAGATTTATATACAGATAGAAGGACTCGAGGGATCGTTACGAGCTTTGCTGTGAATCAATCGTTGTTTTTTGAGAAGTTTGTTATTGGTATGATCAAGATGGGACAATTGAACGTGTTGACTGGTGGACAAGGTGAAATTAGGAATAGGTGTGATAGGAGGAACAAGGATAAGAAGGTTGATATTGCTACTGTTGTTGAAGAATTGGAGGAAACCTTCTCTGCGTTgttttaa